A genome region from Macaca nemestrina isolate mMacNem1 chromosome 20, mMacNem.hap1, whole genome shotgun sequence includes the following:
- the LOC105495286 gene encoding cell adhesion molecule CEACAM7 isoform X2, translating to MGSPSACPHRACIPWQGLLLTASLLTFWNLPTSAQTNIEVVPFNVAEGKEVILLVSNVSRNLYGYNWYKGERVHANYRIIGYVINKGENAPGPAHSGRETIHRNGSLLIQNVGLSDPGIYTLHVISEDLVTEEVTRQFYVFSEPPKPSISSNTFNPVENKDIVALTCQPETQDTTYLWWVNNQSLQVSPRRLLSVDNRTLVLLSITTNDKGPYECEIQNPVGARRSDPVTLNVRHRTACSFNVVFSCGATNYKTCSHPEDL from the exons ATGGGGTCCCCTTCAGCCTGTCCACACAGAGCATGCATCCCCTGGCAGGGGCTCCTGCTCACAG CCTCACTTCTAACCTTCTGGAACCTGCCCACCAGTGCCCAGACTAACATTGAAGTTGTGCCGTTCAATGTTGCAGAGGGGAAGGAGGTCATTCTGCTAGTCAGTAATGTGTCCCGCAATCTTTATGGCTACAACTGGTACAAAGGGGAAAGGGTGCACGCCAACTATCGAATTATAGGATATGTAATAAACAAAGGGGAAAATGCCCCAGGGCCTGCACACAGTGGTCGAGAGACAATACACCGCAACGGATCCCTGCTGATCCAGAACGTCGGCCTCAGTGACCCAGGAATCTATACCCTACACGTTATAAGCGAAGATCTTGTGACTGAAGAAGTAACCAGGCAATTCTACGTATTCT CGGAGCCACCAAAGCCCTCCATCTCCAGCAACACCTTCAATCCGGTGGAGAACAAGGATATTGTGGCTTTAACCTGTCAACCTGAAACTCAGGACACAACCTACCTGTGGTGGGTAAACAATCAGAGCCTCCAGGTCAGTCCCAGGCGGCTGCTCTCTGTTGACAACAGGACCCTCGTTCTACTGAGCATCACAACGAATGACAAAGGACCCTATGAATGTGAAATACAGAACCCAGTGGGTGCCAGGCGCAGTGACCCAGTCACCCTGAATGTCCGCC ACCGGACTGCCTGTTCCTTCAATGTCGTTTTCTCCTGTGGAGCCACTAATTATAAGACCTGCTCTCATCCTGAAGACTTATAA
- the LOC105495286 gene encoding cell adhesion molecule CEACAM7 isoform X1 produces MGSPSACPHRACIPWQGLLLTASLLTFWNLPTSAQTNIEVVPFNVAEGKEVILLVSNVSRNLYGYNWYKGERVHANYRIIGYVINKGENAPGPAHSGRETIHRNGSLLIQNVGLSDPGIYTLHVISEDLVTEEVTRQFYVFSEPPKPSISSNTFNPVENKDIVALTCQPETQDTTYLWWVNNQSLQVSPRRLLSVDNRTLVLLSITTNDKGPYECEIQNPVGARRSDPVTLNVRHESVPGSSPDLSAGTAVSIMIGVLAGMALI; encoded by the exons ATGGGGTCCCCTTCAGCCTGTCCACACAGAGCATGCATCCCCTGGCAGGGGCTCCTGCTCACAG CCTCACTTCTAACCTTCTGGAACCTGCCCACCAGTGCCCAGACTAACATTGAAGTTGTGCCGTTCAATGTTGCAGAGGGGAAGGAGGTCATTCTGCTAGTCAGTAATGTGTCCCGCAATCTTTATGGCTACAACTGGTACAAAGGGGAAAGGGTGCACGCCAACTATCGAATTATAGGATATGTAATAAACAAAGGGGAAAATGCCCCAGGGCCTGCACACAGTGGTCGAGAGACAATACACCGCAACGGATCCCTGCTGATCCAGAACGTCGGCCTCAGTGACCCAGGAATCTATACCCTACACGTTATAAGCGAAGATCTTGTGACTGAAGAAGTAACCAGGCAATTCTACGTATTCT CGGAGCCACCAAAGCCCTCCATCTCCAGCAACACCTTCAATCCGGTGGAGAACAAGGATATTGTGGCTTTAACCTGTCAACCTGAAACTCAGGACACAACCTACCTGTGGTGGGTAAACAATCAGAGCCTCCAGGTCAGTCCCAGGCGGCTGCTCTCTGTTGACAACAGGACCCTCGTTCTACTGAGCATCACAACGAATGACAAAGGACCCTATGAATGTGAAATACAGAACCCAGTGGGTGCCAGGCGCAGTGACCCAGTCACCCTGAATGTCCGCC ATGAATCAGTACCAGGAAGTTCTCCTGACCTCTCAGCTGGGACCGCTGTCAGCATCATGATTGGAGTACTGGCTGGGATGGCTCTGATATAG